The window AATAAAGATTATAGAAAATAAAAATGATTTTATTTTGAATTTCGCAACTCCTAACACAGAACTAGATGAGATTTCATTATCTAAGCTTATGGGTGGTGCTACTTGTTGTAATTGTAGAAAAGAACCTCTAATACATTGTGGTTGCTATGGCCCAGAACATAATACTTTTGTGCCCACTCCTTAAATAATATTTATCAAAGAAAAATTTACTTAATTAGAAAATGAATTTAAATAAATTAATAATGAAAAAAATTGAAATTATAGAAAAGAAATCAGGTTTTAGCTTAGAATTTTCAACACCTGAAGCAGATTTAAACAAAGAACAATTATCAAAACTAATTGGTGGTGCTACTGGTTGTAAGTGTAGAAAAGCTCCATTTCATGACTGTGTTTGCTACAAAGGAGCAACCTTAGTAGATCTAGATTAATCTAATTTAATAATCAGAAAAAATGTATTTAATATGAAAAAAATAGAAGTAATTGAAAAGAAATCAGTTTTTAACTTAAGCTTTTCAACACCAGAAACAAATCTAAATAAAGAGCAATTATCAAAATTAATTGGTGGTAGTGCAGGTTGTGAGTGTAAAAAACAAGCACTTACTTCGTGTATGTGTTTTCACGGTGCAGTGTTAGAGGTGCAGCATGAAATGTAGCATTGAAATTGTATTTGTTAATAAAAAAAATTAAAATAGCTTCTTTATCTAAAGAAGCTATTTTAATATTAAGAAAAAATAACATATTGTAAAAATAAATAGAAATAAAAAAATGAAATGGTCTAAATATAATTATATATTTGATTCCAAAAAACATGGGAAATTTTTGTATAATAGTTTCATGAATTTTTTGTGGAAAATAAATGATGACATTTATGAAGATATAATTAAAATAAAAAAAAATCATTACAGTGAAAATAAAGATGATAAATTAATTAAATTATTAATAGCTAATAGAATTCTTGTTGAAAAAAACAATGTTGATTGTGATAATTTTATATTTCAAAACCAATTAAAAGCTTTTGAAAAAGGATATTTATCATATACAATAATGCCAACACTTGATTGTAATTTTCGCTGTCCTTATTGTTTTGAAGATAATGTGAATCAAAAAAGCATGACAGAAGAAGTAGAACTTAAAACAATTCGATATATAAAAAAGAATGCTAAATGTGCTAAATTATTAAATGTAACATGGTACGGAGGAGAACCCTTACTTAAATTTGATAGCATAAAAAGAATTTCAAAAGAATTGGTAAAACTCAAACTATCATATAATGCATCAATGGTTACAAATGGTTACTTATTAAATGAAAATGTAATTTCACAGTTAAAAGATTTACATATTAACAGTTTACAAATAACAATCGATGGATTAGAAGAAACTCACAATTTGAAAAGACCACATTATAAAAATAATGATAGTTTTTCAAGAATAATATTAAATTTAGATAAATTATTTAGTAAAAAAGAAAGTAAGATTAGGGTTGCACTAAGGATTAATGTTGATAATGATAATGCTGAAGAATTTATTGAAATTTATAAATTTTTAGAAGGAAGGTATGGGGAAAAAGTTTTTATTTACCCTGGTATAATTAAAGATTGGAGTGGGAAAGCAGATGGATTTAGTTGCGGTTTTAATAAAAAGGAAGAGGTCGCATTTAGAATTGAGCAATATGAGAAACACGGATTAAAACCAATCAATTTTTTTCCTACCCATACAGCTCCTTGTGTTGCTGAACGTGTATACGATTATGTAATTGGTCCAGAAGGTGAATTATATAAATGTTGGAATGATGTTGGAAAATCCGATTTTATTGTAGGTAGTATTTTTAATGACAAAGCAAATGTAGAATTATTAACCAAATATCTTGTTAGTGTTGATTCATTTAAATCAGAAAAATGTAAAGATTGTTTTTTTCTTTTTGTTTGTGGAGGTGGATGCCCAAGTCAAAAGTTAAGAAATAAGTTTGATGGTACATCGTTTGACACTTGTACTTATTTTAAATACAATCTAGATAAATTTTTAGAAATTCATTTTGAACTTAAAAATATTGATGAAATAAAAGAGTTAACGTATTAATTGTTATGAGAAAATATTGCATTGTTAAAAGATTACTACTAATCATTATCCTTATATTATTAATAATACCGTTGTTTAGTCAAAATAATATTAAGGGAAATATTATTGAAATGAATTCTAATGAAGCAATTGAGTATGCTACAATTTTTCTGATTGATAAAAATGATTCCATAATCCAAGGAACAATATCTGATAGTAAAGGTAATTTTATTTTAAAATATGTTACACATGGAATTTATCACATAAAAGCAAGTCATCTGTGTTTTTATAGTTATTCTGACAGTATCAAAATAAACGAAAATGAAGGAACAACAAAACTTAAAATTTTATTAGAACCTAATAATACTGTTTTTGATGAAATTGTAGTTAAAGGAGATAGGGGAAATTCTAAAAATCTTCTGAACAAAACAGTAATATTCCCTGATTCTCTTGATATTAATTCTGCAATTGATGCAAAAGATGTATTAAAAAAAATTCCAAGTATCATAATAGATGATTTCACTAATAAAATTAGTTTGTTAGGAGAAAAAAATACTTTAATTTTAATAAATGACGTTACAACTAAAGGAAGAATTGATTTAGAATCAATAAAACCAGAGGATATTGATAAAATTGAAATAATAAATAACCCAATGTCAAAATATGATGGTGAATATACAGCTGTAATAAATATAAAACTAAAAAAAAATCAAAAACAAGGAATAATTGCTTATAATTCCGTCAGTATATTTAATAATTATCAATATGAATATCTATCATTACAATATGGATTAGAAAAAATCAGATTTTTTGGCTCATATTATTATAATAGAAGAATATCGACTTTTAATATTTTTGAAAAAAGAGAATCCTTATATGATAACAGCTTTTTATTTGAATCCAAAAGTCAATTCGACCCATTTAAAAAAACTTCAAATGCAATTAAATATGGTGTAGATTATTTTATTAATGATAACAACATATTAAATTTTACAGCAAAATTTGAAATGTATGATTATTTAGAAGATAAGAGTGTTTTAGCTTTTAGTAATTCTAGTAATAAAGATATTTTATATAATTTAACTGGTAATTATATTGGAAAAGAAAAGCTTGGAAACTATTCTGTTTTTTATAAAAGAAAGTTTAAAAAAGAGAATCAAAATTTACTAGTTGATATAAATTATTATATATTTAATTCGAACGATGCATATAATGTAATTAATAAATTAGAAAATATTTCTGATAATTCAGTTTCAAATAATGATTTATTACAAAAAGAAGCAGATGTAAAACAATCTCTTAATGTTAGAGTGGATTATACTCAACCAGTTTCAGATAAATTTAGTTTAGATTTGGGTTACAATTATTACAATAGAGGATTAGACAATAAATTTACATCAAATAGTTCAAATACAAATTTTGTCTACATTGAAGATAGAAGTGGTATTTATATAGATGGGTATTTTGACCCTGATAAAATAAGTATTTCTGTAGGTTCGCGAGTTGAATATTCATCAATAATTCTAAATGATACTACTAATAATTCTGTTTTTAATTTTTTACCATCTGTTGGGATTTATAAGAAAATAAACGATAATAGTACAATTCAAATGAGTTATGATAAATCATTATCTCGTCCTAATATTTGGTTGTTAAATCCATTTGTTGCTCATGATGATTCTTTGTTTTTTTCAAGTGGTAATCCATATTTAAAACCTTCAATTAATGATTATGCAGATATTTCATATTCATTTAAAAAGAAATCTTTCATATTATCAACTAATTTATATCTTGATTATACAAAAGACCTAATAGATATTGTCAGCTATATAGATAATAATAATATTACTTATGAAACATATGATAATTTAACTAAGAATGTCGCATATGGTATAAAATTAAATATATCAAGGAAATTTTTTAAAATTTTTAAATTAAGTTCATTTATTAATGTTTTTAATGATAAATACGATTATGAGAAAACTGTATCGGAAGGTTTCACATATAATTTTAATATTTCTGGTAATATAGAATTTCCAAAAAAAATTATAGCGGGTTTTTATTTTAATTCAAACGGTAAAAGCTATAGTTTACAAGGATACTCATTAAGAACACCCAATTTTAATCAAATTTATGTAGGTAAAAAAATATTAAAAGATAAAGCTAATATTTATTTAATTTGTTTTACTCCATTACAAGATAAAAGAGACAGCTATATAACAAATGCTAATTATATACAAGAACAAAGTCTGATTATTAATTCCTTTTTGTATGGTTTTTTGTTCAAATATAATTTTTCAAGAGGAAAAATTAGTAAAAAAATAAATAGAGAATTAAATATGGAACAAGATAATAAGAATTAATATATGTCGAGTTTTAAATGTTTCAAACAGCATGATGAGAAAGATTGTGGGGCTGCTTGCTTACAAATGATTTCAAATTATTATGGAAGATTTTATTCATTAAGCAAACTAAAAGAAATAACATTTATTACAAAACAAGGTGTGTCTTTGTTAAGTATATCTGAAGCAGCAGAAAATATAGGTTTTAGAACCAAAGGAGTTAATATTTCTTTTAATATTCTTGAAACTAAAAACATTTTTCCTTTAATTGCTCATTGGAATCAAGACCATTTTATTGTAGTTTTTAATATTGCAAAAAAAAATCTTTTCAGAAAAAGAACTAAAATATCCATAGCTGATCCAGATCATGGCATTGTTCATTTATCAGAACAAGAATTTAAAAAATATTGGATAAGTACAAAATCAGGCGGAGAAGAAAAAGGTATAATCTTATTATTAGAACCAACCCAAGAATTTTATAAGCAAGAAAGTGATAAAATAAAAACGAAAAGTTTAAAATTTTTATTTTCATATTTTATAAAATACAAAAAATTTTTTGGTCAGCTCACAATTGGTTTGTTACTTGGTAGTTTGTTTCAATTAATATTTCCATTTCTTACACAATCAATTGTAGATGTGGGAATTGCTAATAAAAACATCAGTTTTATTTATTTGATTTTGCTTGCTCAAATGATATTAATTATAAGTAGAATGTCGGTAGAATTTGTTCGGCGGTGGATACTTTTACACATAAGCACTCGAATTAATATATCATTAATTTCTGACTTTTTTATAAAGCTGATGAAATTGCCTATGAGTTATTTTGATACAAAACTTACTGGTGATATTTTGCAACGAATTAATGACCACGAAAGAGTTGAACGTTTTTTAACAGCTAGAACACTTGAAACCATTTTTTCATTTTTTACTTTGATAATTTTTGGTGCAGTATTATGGATATACAGTTTTACAATTTTTATAATATTCTTTATAGGTAGCTTA is drawn from Bacteroidales bacterium and contains these coding sequences:
- a CDS encoding SPASM domain-containing protein; this encodes MKWSKYNYIFDSKKHGKFLYNSFMNFLWKINDDIYEDIIKIKKNHYSENKDDKLIKLLIANRILVEKNNVDCDNFIFQNQLKAFEKGYLSYTIMPTLDCNFRCPYCFEDNVNQKSMTEEVELKTIRYIKKNAKCAKLLNVTWYGGEPLLKFDSIKRISKELVKLKLSYNASMVTNGYLLNENVISQLKDLHINSLQITIDGLEETHNLKRPHYKNNDSFSRIILNLDKLFSKKESKIRVALRINVDNDNAEEFIEIYKFLEGRYGEKVFIYPGIIKDWSGKADGFSCGFNKKEEVAFRIEQYEKHGLKPINFFPTHTAPCVAERVYDYVIGPEGELYKCWNDVGKSDFIVGSIFNDKANVELLTKYLVSVDSFKSEKCKDCFFLFVCGGGCPSQKLRNKFDGTSFDTCTYFKYNLDKFLEIHFELKNIDEIKELTY
- a CDS encoding TonB-dependent receptor, translating into MRKYCIVKRLLLIIILILLIIPLFSQNNIKGNIIEMNSNEAIEYATIFLIDKNDSIIQGTISDSKGNFILKYVTHGIYHIKASHLCFYSYSDSIKINENEGTTKLKILLEPNNTVFDEIVVKGDRGNSKNLLNKTVIFPDSLDINSAIDAKDVLKKIPSIIIDDFTNKISLLGEKNTLILINDVTTKGRIDLESIKPEDIDKIEIINNPMSKYDGEYTAVINIKLKKNQKQGIIAYNSVSIFNNYQYEYLSLQYGLEKIRFFGSYYYNRRISTFNIFEKRESLYDNSFLFESKSQFDPFKKTSNAIKYGVDYFINDNNILNFTAKFEMYDYLEDKSVLAFSNSSNKDILYNLTGNYIGKEKLGNYSVFYKRKFKKENQNLLVDINYYIFNSNDAYNVINKLENISDNSVSNNDLLQKEADVKQSLNVRVDYTQPVSDKFSLDLGYNYYNRGLDNKFTSNSSNTNFVYIEDRSGIYIDGYFDPDKISISVGSRVEYSSIILNDTTNNSVFNFLPSVGIYKKINDNSTIQMSYDKSLSRPNIWLLNPFVAHDDSLFFSSGNPYLKPSINDYADISYSFKKKSFILSTNLYLDYTKDLIDIVSYIDNNNITYETYDNLTKNVAYGIKLNISRKFFKIFKLSSFINVFNDKYDYEKTVSEGFTYNFNISGNIEFPKKIIAGFYFNSNGKSYSLQGYSLRTPNFNQIYVGKKILKDKANIYLICFTPLQDKRDSYITNANYIQEQSLIINSFLYGFLFKYNFSRGKISKKINRELNMEQDNKN